The Pseudalkalibacillus hwajinpoensis DNA window ATTGCTGTCCCGAGAATCCCTTCTGTTATGTAAACAAGTTGTGAAATAATTTGTTTAGAAACACTCAGGATAACTTGCTCAGTTAGCTGGGGGTAAATCGAAAGCTTCACATAAAAGCCGTAAATGAGAAATGCGGTTCCAAGTAAAGTAAGCCCCCAACCTGTTATTCTTCTTGTTATGTCAAGTAAAAGTAAGATAATAACAATGCCAACAGTAAAATCCATTGAATTAATTTGACCGCCAGACTGAATAATTCGTTCAGCTGTAAAAAGCATATAAATACCTACGGACATGGAAAGAATGAAAAGAAGATAATCGTAAATTGGTATACGTTTACCAGCATTCTTTTTCATAAATGGATATACTAAAAATCCCAACGCCATAAGGGTATAGAGATGAATACTCCGCTGTTGAATATCCACCAGTGAACCTGCATAAGACGTATAGAGATGAAATAGGCCTAATCCTGCTGCTAATATAGTTACAACGTATTTCATCTTAGAATGCGGAATTGACCTTATACTACTTTCACGATCATAATCAGCTGCTTCTTTCTTATTTTTCTCTTCCAAAATCCTCACCTCATCTAACTTGTATTTTATATAGCAAAGCTTTAATCAGGTTAAGTTGTTTAACAGTCACATGATAAGAACTGTTTGCCTTAAGCTTGTCGCTTTGTCCATCTACCGTTATTCGGTGTTTCGTTGTGTTGCCAGTACGGAAATAAAGACTGTTTCCAATTACACGATTAATACCTGTCATGTACACCCAACCATTTTTGATAAAAGAATTGGTACCAGCATCACTTGGCACACCTGCTCCAAAGGTTTTAAACCGTGTATGAGTGAGAAGAATACCGGAATCGTTAAGTACAAAAAACTCCTCCCACTCTTCCTTTTCTACAGAATGTTCCCATTGAAGCGTAAAGTCTGATGCCCCTATATAAATGGCTTCATTGTTTTCCTTTCCTTCAATTATAAGAACTTGAATGGGGATTAATAACAAAGTGATACAAAGGACCGTAATCACAAAAACTATCTTTCTAAAAACGGGAGCACCGATTCGATGCCCCCGTTTTTTTCTATTCAAGTATGCCTTGTTCCTCATAAAATGCCTCTGCACCTGGATGAAGCGGAGCTATAAGACCTTTAGCGATCTCATCACGATCAAGCTGTTTCAAAACTCCTACCGCTACTTCATCTGAACCAAGATAATCATAATATCGTTTTGTTAGATCCTGTACCAATTCTTCTTCTAGATCAGCAGATACAATAATCATGTTTTGAATACCAACTGTTACAACTTCATTTTCAAGATTATATTTAGCTTCATCGCCAGCCGGAATTGTATAATCTTTGTAGAAAGGGTACTTTTCCTTAAGAGCTTCAGCCGTATCTCCTTTAATTTCCACAAAAGTGATTTCATTTTGTTGCATTAGGTCAGTAATATTGCTGTTAGGTACACCTGAGGTGAAGAATGCTGCATCCAGATTACCATTTTTCATTTCTTGAACACTATCTGCATAGCCAGTGTGAGTTACTTTAGAAAGGTCGTCATAAGTTAAGTCTACGGCTTCAAGTACTTTTTGTGCACTTTGTTCAACCCCGGAACCTACTTTTCCAACACCTACTTTTTTCCCTTTCAAATCTTCTACCGTCTCAATCCCGCTATCTTTAGTTGCAACGATTTGAACAACATTAGGATACATGCCAGCTAGCGCCTTAATATCTACTTTCTTTCCTTCAAATTGCCCTTTACCTTCTACGGCATCATAAGCGACATCACTCATTACAATAGCCATTTGATTCAAGCCATCTTGGATGTTTTGAATATTTGCTACCGAAGCTCCTGTTGATTCTACTGTAATATTCCCAACAGACTCACTCTGTTCGAAAATAGGTTTAAGCGCTCCTCCAATTGGATAGTAAGACCCTGATGTTCCGCCTGTGCCAAATACGAGTGATTGTGAAGAACCTGAAGAATCCTCACTACTATTTCCACCTGCTGAATTTCCTCCCCCGCAGGCTGAAAGAATCATAGCAAGTGCAAGCATTAGGGTAACAAGTACTTTTGATTTCAAATTAATCTCCTCCGCTTCATTGTTTGCTAGTTTGATGTTAACGCTTACAATTATTATTTTAAATATTTAGAACATATTGGACTTTTTGGTCTTTTTGGTCAATAAAAAGAGCCCTTCTTTTATTTAGAAGAACTCTTCCACAATGAATAGCGGTTGAGCGGTCTCCCCACCCCTCCGTATTGAATATTCAGGTGGACTTTCCCTGTTTTTTGAAGGTTATCGAGGTATCTTCTCGCTGTCACTCTTGCAATTCCTAGCCCATCCGCTGCTTCTTCAGCAGAAAGTGGCTGCGCCTGCTTTTCCATATAATGAATGATTTGTTTCATTGTCTGATGATTTAATCCTTTTGGCAACTGAGCACTTACTGACATATCTATTTCACTTTGAACTGAAGAACCATTCAACTGATCGAGCTCTTCTTGGGACAGTTTTCCACTCGCACTTAATCTGGATTTATATAGTAGAAATTCTCGTAATGCTTGATGGAGTCTTTCGAATTTAAATGGTTTAATAATATAATCTCGCGCGCCATGGTGTAGCATCGTTTGGATAGTTTCGCGATCATTTGCAGCTGTTATCGCAATCACTTCCACATTTAAACCTTCTCTTCTAATTAACTTTAATGTTTGAATACCGTTTTTTTCAGGCATGTAAACATCTAGAATAATTAGGTCGGGTTTAAGCTTCTTTGCAAGTACAATTCCCTCTTCTCCTGTATTCCCAACTCCTATAACTTGAAAACCATCAACTCGTTCGATAAATTGACGATTCACTTCCTGAACCATTGGGTCGTCTTCAATTAATAAAACGTTGATCTTCAAGCCTCTCATCCTCCCCATCCTTCATCGGTAAAACTAGCTCTATACTCGTTCCTTCTCCTTCATGAGAAGTTAAATAAATTTCTCCTTTTCCTTTTTCAATCGTTCGCTTTATAAGATATAGCCCAAGTCCACTACCTTGACTTCCTTTCGTAGTAAAACCTCTAGTTAACACTCTATCCTGAATTGCCATTGGAATTCCGCAACCATTATCTTCAGCAGTAATGACAAACTCACCCTCATATTCGATTAAACTAATTTCAATTATTCTCTCTTTACGTTCCAGGCCTTTAAATGAATGAAACGCATTTTCAATTAAATTCCCAATTACAAGTACAATATCATGGCTATCTATTAATTGTGGAGCCCTTTCCATTCTACTGTTTTGATTTATTGAAAGCTCAATTCCTAATTCTTTTGCTCTTTTCATTTTACTGATGAGCAATCCCGAAATGCGGTAATCTTTAACGTTCTTGCTTAAAAATCCTGAAAGCTCTTCATCTTTTTGAGAAACATCAAAAACATAATTTAACGCCTTTTCTTTTTGATCAAGTTGAATTAGGCCAGCAATAGTATGTAGGCGATTCATAGATTCATGATTTTGAACCCTTAAAGCTTCAACAAAATTTTTGACTCCAGTTAATTCTTCCGCCATCTGCGCAACTTCTGTGCGATCCTGAAAAACCGAAACTGTCCCTACTATTTCCTCTCCAACAGATATTGGTACTCGGCTGATCATTAGCACCTTTCTTCCGGATGTAACTTCTTCTCTATCAAGAGCTTGCTCTCCTGTCAGAACCTCTTTAAGCTTAGAATTGCTTAATACTTCATCAATAGACATGTCTATCACATCATCTATAATATCTAGAATGTGTTTTGCCTTATCATTAAAAATCATAATCTTCCCCTGCAAATCAACAGCTATTACACCTTCATTCATTGCTTGGAAAGTGGCTGTTCGCTCCATTAGGAGTCTGGAAATTTCATAAGGTTCTAGTTGGAATGTTTCTTTCTTAATTTGTCTTGCAAGAAGCCAGGAGCCGATCATCCCAAACCCTAAAGCTAGGAAAGCAATAAGGATAAGTTCTGATTTAATACTTAGAATGACGCTTGCTATACCCGGGAGCATATTCCCAACAACAACTACACCAATTTGTTCATGCTTTTTATTCATAATGGGGACAAACGAGCGTATGGCTACACCCATTTCTCCTTTCGCTTTTGAAACATAACTATGTTCTGCAAAAGCCGCTCCTTCGTCTTTCCCAGCTGAAACAGTTCCTAGTTTCTCTTCGACAGGGTGTGAGTAACGGATCCGATTAGCATCTAAAACAACAATGTAATCCGCTCCATTAACTGTCCGAATTTGATTAACAATCGGATTAATTTGATACCATCCTTCACTTTCAACTAGGGACTGTTGGACTTCAGGGAGATTCGCAACAATTCTCCCCGTACTTAATCCCTTTTCACCCAATTTATTTTCATTCTCTTCGTAAATTTTCCCTGTCGCAATGATTCCAGCAATGATGATTGAAAAGAGTACAACACCGAACGATAGAATCATAATCTTTGCTTTAATTGGTACTCTGCGTGCCATTGAAGTTACATCCTTCCATCATTCGTTAATCAATCACTAGATCTTGTATTCAAATACACTTATTATCGTACAGTAAATGTAAAATGATTGCCTTTTGACGTTATAAACTATGATAAACTATTGGAAACGCTTACGGAATAGGGGAGCCTATGAAAACAATAGTAATTATTTCTTCATTCATTCTTGCCGGAGTTTTAACGGCTCTCTTCTTTGGTTTTAACCTTGCAAGTGGTACTTCACCAATTGAATATGACGATGACCAGGAAGGGATAAGTGAACAGGTAATCATTCGGTTTAGTCATGTAGCGGCTGAAAACACCCCGAAGGGCATGGCAGCTCGTTATTTTGCAAAATCAGTTCAAGCAAAAACAAATAATGAAATCCAAGTGGAAATCTACTCAAATGCAGAGCTCTTTCAGGATCAAAATGAATGGGAAGCTCTAACAGATGGAAAAGTTGAAATGATTGCACCTGCTACTGCAAAATTATCCACGCTTTTTCCTAACTGGCAAGTGTTAGACCTCCCTTATGCTTTTCCAAATAATAAAGCTGTCCAGGAAGCTTATGAAGGGAAGATTGGAGAGAAGTTATTAAACGATCTTTCTCAATCAAAAGGAGAGGGTCTTGGTTTCTGGTATAACGGTTTCAAACAGTTCACTAATGATAAACGTCCAATCATAGAACCTGAAGAT harbors:
- a CDS encoding DUF1850 domain-containing protein; the protein is MNRKKRGHRIGAPVFRKIVFVITVLCITLLLIPIQVLIIEGKENNEAIYIGASDFTLQWEHSVEKEEWEEFFVLNDSGILLTHTRFKTFGAGVPSDAGTNSFIKNGWVYMTGINRVIGNSLYFRTGNTTKHRITVDGQSDKLKANSSYHVTVKQLNLIKALLYKIQVR
- a CDS encoding TAXI family TRAP transporter solute-binding subunit, producing MKSKVLVTLMLALAMILSACGGGNSAGGNSSEDSSGSSQSLVFGTGGTSGSYYPIGGALKPIFEQSESVGNITVESTGASVANIQNIQDGLNQMAIVMSDVAYDAVEGKGQFEGKKVDIKALAGMYPNVVQIVATKDSGIETVEDLKGKKVGVGKVGSGVEQSAQKVLEAVDLTYDDLSKVTHTGYADSVQEMKNGNLDAAFFTSGVPNSNITDLMQQNEITFVEIKGDTAEALKEKYPFYKDYTIPAGDEAKYNLENEVVTVGIQNMIIVSADLEEELVQDLTKRYYDYLGSDEVAVGVLKQLDRDEIAKGLIAPLHPGAEAFYEEQGILE
- a CDS encoding response regulator; amino-acid sequence: MKINVLLIEDDPMVQEVNRQFIERVDGFQVIGVGNTGEEGIVLAKKLKPDLIILDVYMPEKNGIQTLKLIRREGLNVEVIAITAANDRETIQTMLHHGARDYIIKPFKFERLHQALREFLLYKSRLSASGKLSQEELDQLNGSSVQSEIDMSVSAQLPKGLNHQTMKQIIHYMEKQAQPLSAEEAADGLGIARVTARRYLDNLQKTGKVHLNIQYGGVGRPLNRYSLWKSSSK
- a CDS encoding sensor histidine kinase is translated as MARRVPIKAKIMILSFGVVLFSIIIAGIIATGKIYEENENKLGEKGLSTGRIVANLPEVQQSLVESEGWYQINPIVNQIRTVNGADYIVVLDANRIRYSHPVEEKLGTVSAGKDEGAAFAEHSYVSKAKGEMGVAIRSFVPIMNKKHEQIGVVVVGNMLPGIASVILSIKSELILIAFLALGFGMIGSWLLARQIKKETFQLEPYEISRLLMERTATFQAMNEGVIAVDLQGKIMIFNDKAKHILDIIDDVIDMSIDEVLSNSKLKEVLTGEQALDREEVTSGRKVLMISRVPISVGEEIVGTVSVFQDRTEVAQMAEELTGVKNFVEALRVQNHESMNRLHTIAGLIQLDQKEKALNYVFDVSQKDEELSGFLSKNVKDYRISGLLISKMKRAKELGIELSINQNSRMERAPQLIDSHDIVLVIGNLIENAFHSFKGLERKERIIEISLIEYEGEFVITAEDNGCGIPMAIQDRVLTRGFTTKGSQGSGLGLYLIKRTIEKGKGEIYLTSHEGEGTSIELVLPMKDGEDERLEDQRFIN
- a CDS encoding DctP family TRAP transporter solute-binding subunit, whose translation is MKTIVIISSFILAGVLTALFFGFNLASGTSPIEYDDDQEGISEQVIIRFSHVAAENTPKGMAARYFAKSVQAKTNNEIQVEIYSNAELFQDQNEWEALTDGKVEMIAPATAKLSTLFPNWQVLDLPYAFPNNKAVQEAYEGKIGEKLLNDLSQSKGEGLGFWYNGFKQFTNDKRPIIEPEDMDQLHFRTMPGPIIEAQFEAVNASTSELSFNKTYQNLEVDFVDGQENTASNIYSKKFYEEQQFMTISNHAYLGYAVIINEQFWNKLSESHQKTITTSMEETTDWIRRHSIEINDSHIRELKRTSDIKIDVLTNEQKKKWKKRFMPVYIHAEKSISPSLLKEIKRIQEHYSSP